CATTGAGATTGCCACACCAGAAAGGATCAGGGAGCTGATCGAGGGTAAGCCGATTGCGGTAAAACCGGAGGCGCAAAAATGACAGTCCAAGCTACGAAGCAGCAACAGAAACAGATAGCCAAAAGAAAGATCTTCCGGGACATGTCAAAGTGCATGCTCTGTGGTAGGTGTAGAAACTTTTGCCCTACTGGCGCGATAAAGTTCGATGTGGAGGAGAAGGGGAAGTGCACACACTGCAATCTCTGCGCCGAGGTCTGCCCGGTAAAGGCAATCGACTCATATGAAGGGAAGATAAAGCCCGAAGAGATCGGGCTGCACTACTCCAAGATGCAGTCGTATTCGGACAGGAAGGTCAAGGTCAACTGCGTCACCTGCATGCGCTGCTACGAGAACTGCCCGGTAAAGGCAATAGTGATCGAGGATGGGAAACCATTCATTAAGAAAGGGGACGCCAATACATCAATCATAAACTGCTCGTTATGTTCGCTATGCGTGAAATCTTGCCCGACCGATGCCCTCTCCTTCCAGCTTGGTCGGGTTAAGCTGAACCCGGAGCTTTGCGTCCTGTGTGGCGAGTGTGTAAGGGTGTGCCCACCAAAGACGATGTATCTGAAGGACAGGTACCCTGGAGGATACTGCGTGATGTGCGGCAGGTGCGTCAAGTCATGCCCAGTAGGTGCCCTCTCAATAAAGACCGTTTCATGGGATGGAAGGATCACTGACGACTGCATCCGATGCGGTACCTGCAGCAGGGTTTGCCCGACAGAAGCGATCTCATTCAACCCGATCACCGAAAAGAAGCCTGTAGTTGATGTTTCTAAGTGCATACTGTGCGAAATATGCGCATCTGACTGCCCCAAGAACGCGATACCGATCAGGTGCAGCCTCCCCGAGCGGAAGCTAGTGGAGCACCGTATATACGTCAATAGGGATATGTGCATCGGGTGCGCTCTGTGCGTAGAAGCCTGTAAGATAACACTCAAGGGGGACCATGCCCCGTACCTCAAGGACGGTCTCGCTTACATCGACGAGAAAAAGTGTATCGGATGTGGGGCGTGCGCTACAACGTGCCCTGCTGAGTGCATCCGGGTTGTCAAAGTCTATGATACAAAATATGTTTCCGGAAGAGCTGATGATGTGGTGGTGTTCCCATGATTACTTTCCTAAGGATCATGCTCCAAGGGACCTATAGAAATTTGCTTAGGATATTTGGGAAGGCGGACCGTGCCACAAGCATAACCATTAGAAAGAAGATACTCACGATGAGCGTCCCGCCTTTGGAAACGGTTCTTGACGAGATGTGCATTGGCTGCGCTGGGTGCTACAACGTCTGCCCCACTCATGCCATTGCGATGATCCCGCTCGAGAAGCCGGTCGAGATCGTTGAGGGTTATACAAAGACTCAGGTGCCCCGGATAGACCTCCTCAGGTGCATCTTCTGCCTCAACTGTCATGACTTCTGCCCGATTTATTCCGTCTTCGGAGAGGCAGCACCGATCCACGCGAGGGACGTCGGCACACCAAAGATGACGCTCCAGGAGGTCCTGAAGAAGCCGATCAGGGCCCCTCCTGAAAAGATAGATGAGCTCAGGAAGCTCATCCCTTCTTCGAGCTTTTCCCTGATAGCTAAGGGAGGTACAGGTAATGAATCTTAAAGCAACCAGTAGGAAGAACGCGATACACGTGATGGTGGCGTACACTGGCGGATGCAACGGGTGCGACATTGAGATAGTCAATGCCGTCCTTTCGCCCAGGTATGATGTCGAGCAGTACCGAGTCCTCCTGACTTGGAACCCGAGGGAGGCTGACGTACTTATCGTTTCCGGGGTTGTTGCCTGGCAGATGGTCGAGCCGCTGAAGAAGATTTATGAGTCGATACCAGAGCCGAAGGGCGTGGTTGCCGTCGGTGCCTGTGCAGTAAACGGAAACGTTTACAAGAACTTGGTCGGCGACATTGGTGAGAACGAGGAGATCTGGGCCCCCGTGGATACCGTGATACCTGTTGATGTGAAGGTTCCTGGATGCGCCCCAAGGCCTGAAGACGTGATAGCCGGGGTCGTGAAGGCCCTGCCAAAGATTCTGGAGGCACCTTAAAATGGCGAGCGGCGAGAAACGAGTCGAGATAGAGAAGGAGCTCTCATTCGGGCCGGTCCACCCGGCGCTGATAGAGCCGTACAGGATAAGGCTCTTTGTGAACGATGAGATAGTCGAGGACTGTGAGCTGAACATAAACATGGCATACAGGGGGATCGAGAAGCTATTCGACGGACTCCCTGTTGAGAGGGCCCTCCTTATCGCTGAAAGGGTGTGCGGAATCTGCTCGCATGTACATGCTTGGAACGCCGTCAGGGTGATTGAGGGCGGGCTAAAAATAGAGGTTCCTGATCGTGCGAACTACATCCGTGTGATTACGCACGAGATGCAGCGTATTGCGAGCCACCTGATACTGTTCGGTCACGCCTTCGAGGTCGTGGGGCACGAGACATTCGCAATGCGGTCCTTCCTTCTCAGGGAGAGCTTCATGGACCTGATCTCTTACGTGGGCGGTAACAGGGTCATGCCGTCAGTGCCTATTGTAGGCGGGGTCCGTCCGAGGGCAGACCTGACGGAGAGCCTGAAGCGGGTCATCCTCGAGCGTGTCGACGAATTTGAGGAGAAATACAAGGCGTATGTGACAAGGATAATCGAAGACCCACTCGTGATGTCAAGGCTGACTGGGATAGGCTTCCTGACAAAGGAGGATGCTATAAAGTTCCATGCGACTGGTCCAACCGGAAGGGCTTCGGGGTGGGACTATGATCTGAGGACGAAGATGGACGAGTACAAGCCCTTCGATTTCAACGTGGTAACCGACGAAAGCTGCGACACAAAGGCCCGCATAGTCGTGAGAGCTCTCGAAATTTTTGAGAGCCTGAAGATCATAAGGCAGGCTGTGAAGAACCTGCCTGATGGCCCGGTCGTGAACCGGTCTTGGAAGCCCGGTGAGATGGACTTTACCACCGCTTTACTGGAAACTTACAGAGGAGAGCTCATGCACTCTTATGCCCTTGACAGCCAGGGGAAAATAAGGAATTACAAGATAAGGACACCTACGCCGACTAACTTGGCGGCAATGGAGCACGCCTGCGTAGGTGATCACGTTACCGAGGCGATACTGACGATAGCCAGCTGCGACCCGTGCCTTACCTGCTGCACCCGTGCAGAGGTGGTGGACTCCGGAAAATCGTTTGTTCTCTCAGATCTTGAGATCGTCCGCAAATATGGCTGGAGGAAGTGATTGTTTATGGAGAATGTCCTTTTCTTTATACCCGGTCTGATCGCGTCTTCAATGGTCGCTGCTGCAATTGCTGTTCTATACTCCCTGGTCCTACCGGGGATCGAGAGGAAGGTGCAGGCTAGGATACAGCAGAGGATCGGGCCGCCGATCTTGACACCTGGGTTCTGGTCAGTGCTGAAGTTCGGATACAAGAAGCCTGTCGAGCCCAACGCGCAGATGCCTGGGCTATACAGGTCACTGGTTTACTTTGGAATCGGCATCGTGGTTCTTCTTTTCCTCTTCACCACGCCTTACTGGTGGGCAGTGCTGGGTTGGGGGAGCATTCTAGGTATTGCAGGTCTGCTAAAGCTCGAGGAAGTCCTCTATGTATTGATGGGATCTCAGTCCCAGTCCTTCCTCTCGGCAGGCATGCCCGTCCCGGATCTGGCAAAAGGATCAAAGCATGTCGAGAAGAGGAGGGAATACGTGGAGCAGCACTCGGCTGAGAGGGCCCTGAAGATGATGGCAATAGGGTCGTTGCCGCTCTACGTCGCTCTCTTGGTGCCTTTTGCAATGGCAAGGAGCACCATGATAAGATCGGTCGTTGCCATGCAGAACCCTGCCTACGCCCTTTCGTCTGAGTGGTGGTCAGCCGCGCTCCCTTCAAACCCAGTCCTATTTACATTCCCTGGCATTCTCGCGGCAATAGTCTACTTTGTTGGCTATGTGATGCTGCTGAACGAGAAGCCTTTCAGCATACTCAAGGCAAAGATCGACGTCATTGAGGGGGGCGTGCTCGAATACGCTTCCAAGCTGAGGGCATGCTACTATATCATGAGGAACGTGCTGCTGTTTGCGCTCTCGAGCATCTTCGTCACGCTCTTCATTGGAATCCCATTCGACCCGTTCATGCCGGCGATGATGCTGCTCAACATGGCTCTCAGCCTACTGCTGCCCGTAATGCTTTCCGTGCTTGTTGCGTTCTCACCGATACTCACGTTCAGGCAGATCTATCCTGCTGCGATAGGACTCTCGGCAGTTGGCACACTTGCGCTAATTATTTCGTTAGGAGTCTAAGGTGGTCTGGATATGCCTAAGATAGCGATTCGCGGTAAACATGTAATAACCCTCGGCGGCTGGGTAGTCGAACACAGGGCAAACCTGCCATACAGGGACTATGTGGTGGGCAATCCATTCGACGAGCCGGTCAAGATCGAGGCTCCGATATACTCGATAGAAGGAATCAACGCAATAAAGTCGCTTGGACTAATAGTTGAGCCCGTATCGAAATATGATCGTCTGATAGATAAACTAAATAAGGTGAAAGCCCTAATCGGAGTGTCACAAAAACGTGAGCTCGCGTGATTAGGTAATGAAAATTTTTTTCGTTGGAAGCCCTCAATTGGCAGACGGCTATAAAATCACAGGAGTCAATCCTATCGCTGTCTCTAGCGAAGATGATTTTCTACGGGCGCTCGAGGGCCTAGCCTCCAATGAGGAGGCTGGTATTGTGCTGATTGACAGCGACTACATCCCTGCCGTGAGGGAAAAAATAGAGAAACTGAAAATAAGGAGTAAATTGCCTATCTTCATAGAAGTCCCTGGGAGAAAGTCCGGAACAACTGTCGATCTTAAGGCGATGATAAGCCGGATTATGGGGGTCAAAGTTTGAGCGGAAAACCTGTTAGTGTCCAGAGCACCGTCGATCCAGAGGGTTTCAACAGGCTGGTCGGTGCACTGTTTGAGGAGACAAGTTCAAAGGTAGATGCATTGATGGCTGAGGCACTGAACACCGTTGAGTCAATAATGTCCGAATCCAAGAAATACTCAATCAGGCGGTGCAAGGAGATTTTGGACTCATACAGCGAATCCTCTGATGCCGAGTACAGAAAGGAGATCTCGAAGGCAGAGATCGATGCGAGGATGCAAGCCTTGCGCATCAAGGAAGAAGTCGTTGAGGCAGTTTTCACTGAGGCAAGGAAACGGCTCTTGGAATTCACAGAAAAGGAGGAGTATCTGGAGATTATGCAAAAACAGCTAACTTCTCTTTCGGGTCTAGTCCATGTGGGAAAGGTAGTCCTAAGCAAAAAAGACCTAGAGAGGATAGGCGAAGAGACGATAAGAAAAATTTTCGGTCCGAAATGTGAAATAACCGTGGAAGATGTAGGAACCGGCGGTTTCATGCTCATATCAAAGGACGGAAAGGTTGCTATCGATCGAACGATCGATTCTATCCTCAAATCCAAGAAGGATCAGATGCGTGGAAGGATAGCCGAAAAGTTGTTCGGGTGATCGCGATGGGGATAAAAGGGAAAATCCGAAAGATTAGCGGTCCGGTAGTAGTTGCAGAGGACGTCTCAGGTCTGGAAATGCACGAGCTTGTGATGGTAGGAAAGGACGAACTGATCGGCGAAGTAGTCAGGGTGGAAGGCGACTCTGCGACGATCCAGGTCTACGAAGACACCGTTGGTTTGAAACCAGGCGAAAAGGTGCTGGGATCCGGGATGCCGCTTGCAGTCGAGCTCGGTCCAGGTTTGCTCATGGGGATCTTTGATGGGATCCAGAGGCCTCTGGAGGTTATCCAGCAACTTACGGGGGACTTCATTAAGCGGGGTATAAAGACCCCTGCGCTACCTAGGGAAAAGCAATG
This region of Candidatus Methanosuratincola sp. genomic DNA includes:
- a CDS encoding 4Fe-4S binding protein; translated protein: MTVQATKQQQKQIAKRKIFRDMSKCMLCGRCRNFCPTGAIKFDVEEKGKCTHCNLCAEVCPVKAIDSYEGKIKPEEIGLHYSKMQSYSDRKVKVNCVTCMRCYENCPVKAIVIEDGKPFIKKGDANTSIINCSLCSLCVKSCPTDALSFQLGRVKLNPELCVLCGECVRVCPPKTMYLKDRYPGGYCVMCGRCVKSCPVGALSIKTVSWDGRITDDCIRCGTCSRVCPTEAISFNPITEKKPVVDVSKCILCEICASDCPKNAIPIRCSLPERKLVEHRIYVNRDMCIGCALCVEACKITLKGDHAPYLKDGLAYIDEKKCIGCGACATTCPAECIRVVKVYDTKYVSGRADDVVVFP
- a CDS encoding 4Fe-4S dicluster domain-containing protein, giving the protein MITFLRIMLQGTYRNLLRIFGKADRATSITIRKKILTMSVPPLETVLDEMCIGCAGCYNVCPTHAIAMIPLEKPVEIVEGYTKTQVPRIDLLRCIFCLNCHDFCPIYSVFGEAAPIHARDVGTPKMTLQEVLKKPIRAPPEKIDELRKLIPSSSFSLIAKGGTGNES
- a CDS encoding NADH-quinone oxidoreductase subunit B family protein, whose protein sequence is MNLKATSRKNAIHVMVAYTGGCNGCDIEIVNAVLSPRYDVEQYRVLLTWNPREADVLIVSGVVAWQMVEPLKKIYESIPEPKGVVAVGACAVNGNVYKNLVGDIGENEEIWAPVDTVIPVDVKVPGCAPRPEDVIAGVVKALPKILEAP
- a CDS encoding nickel-dependent hydrogenase large subunit, with the protein product MASGEKRVEIEKELSFGPVHPALIEPYRIRLFVNDEIVEDCELNINMAYRGIEKLFDGLPVERALLIAERVCGICSHVHAWNAVRVIEGGLKIEVPDRANYIRVITHEMQRIASHLILFGHAFEVVGHETFAMRSFLLRESFMDLISYVGGNRVMPSVPIVGGVRPRADLTESLKRVILERVDEFEEKYKAYVTRIIEDPLVMSRLTGIGFLTKEDAIKFHATGPTGRASGWDYDLRTKMDEYKPFDFNVVTDESCDTKARIVVRALEIFESLKIIRQAVKNLPDGPVVNRSWKPGEMDFTTALLETYRGELMHSYALDSQGKIRNYKIRTPTPTNLAAMEHACVGDHVTEAILTIASCDPCLTCCTRAEVVDSGKSFVLSDLEIVRKYGWRK
- a CDS encoding NADH-quinone oxidoreductase subunit H, whose translation is MENVLFFIPGLIASSMVAAAIAVLYSLVLPGIERKVQARIQQRIGPPILTPGFWSVLKFGYKKPVEPNAQMPGLYRSLVYFGIGIVVLLFLFTTPYWWAVLGWGSILGIAGLLKLEEVLYVLMGSQSQSFLSAGMPVPDLAKGSKHVEKRREYVEQHSAERALKMMAIGSLPLYVALLVPFAMARSTMIRSVVAMQNPAYALSSEWWSAALPSNPVLFTFPGILAAIVYFVGYVMLLNEKPFSILKAKIDVIEGGVLEYASKLRACYYIMRNVLLFALSSIFVTLFIGIPFDPFMPAMMLLNMALSLLLPVMLSVLVAFSPILTFRQIYPAAIGLSAVGTLALIISLGV
- the ehbP gene encoding energy-converting hydrogenase B subunit EhbP, producing MPKIAIRGKHVITLGGWVVEHRANLPYRDYVVGNPFDEPVKIEAPIYSIEGINAIKSLGLIVEPVSKYDRLIDKLNKVKALIGVSQKRELA
- a CDS encoding V-type ATP synthase subunit F yields the protein MKIFFVGSPQLADGYKITGVNPIAVSSEDDFLRALEGLASNEEAGIVLIDSDYIPAVREKIEKLKIRSKLPIFIEVPGRKSGTTVDLKAMISRIMGVKV
- a CDS encoding V-type ATP synthase subunit E family protein — encoded protein: MSGKPVSVQSTVDPEGFNRLVGALFEETSSKVDALMAEALNTVESIMSESKKYSIRRCKEILDSYSESSDAEYRKEISKAEIDARMQALRIKEEVVEAVFTEARKRLLEFTEKEEYLEIMQKQLTSLSGLVHVGKVVLSKKDLERIGEETIRKIFGPKCEITVEDVGTGGFMLISKDGKVAIDRTIDSILKSKKDQMRGRIAEKLFG